From a single Maritimibacter sp. DP1N21-5 genomic region:
- a CDS encoding ABC transporter permease, protein MRALDRKLTRDIRRLWAQALAIAAVLSVGVMIMVMAFGTQRSLTETRDTFYDRARFADIWATAARAPRSLTEEIAAIPGVARLEARVSTSAVLDLPDMADPVMAQVLSIPPSGAPEMNALIVKEGRLPGFGRRDEVVVNEAFANAHDYRPGQVLSVTLNGQKRDVTITGIVLSPEFIYTIGPGSIMPDDERFGILWMAEDVLAGALNLGGAFNSIALSVTRGTALAPVQDALDDLLKPYGGTGSYDRSQQMSNAFLDGELEQLGVMARIVPPIFLVVSAFLVNMVLGRMIQLEREQIGLLKALGYSTVEIAFHYLKLSLGIGAIGVVIGWLAGLAASQAMASVYVEYFHFPYLVFVQRPSVYVIGASAGLAAAGIGALLAVRRIAGLSPAVAMSPPAPTRFRRGLFDRMIVILRPRQPTMMILRAIGRWPLRAALTSLGISVSGAIIVAGLFMFDSFDELLDVAFVQANRQDAILTFAAPRPEVVLDAVEDLPGVLMSEGSLTLPARLHHGHLTRTVGIEAARPGNDLVRVFDGDARVEVAPENGIVLAKRLAAHLDAKPGDVIEIEFLQEGEDRFPVVITGTVAQFFGLSAYMELDTVSALLNQAPRVSLANVEIDTARSEDLFEAFKSAPAISGITYMSEIRRGFDETIAQSAGITMTVYTFMAALIAIGVVYNSARIQLSERARELASLRILGFTRGEVSYILLGELFILTAVAIPVGLVMGYGMAAAMVQSFESDLYALPLIVTETTYWRAAGVVTGATLVSALIVRRRIDRMDLVAVMKTRE, encoded by the coding sequence ATGCGCGCGCTCGACCGGAAACTCACGCGCGACATCAGGCGGCTCTGGGCGCAAGCTCTGGCCATCGCGGCGGTCCTGTCGGTGGGCGTCATGATCATGGTCATGGCCTTCGGCACCCAGCGCAGCCTGACGGAAACGCGCGACACATTCTATGACCGGGCCCGGTTCGCCGACATCTGGGCGACCGCCGCCCGTGCGCCCCGGTCCCTGACGGAAGAGATCGCGGCCATCCCCGGCGTCGCGCGGCTCGAGGCGCGGGTTTCGACCTCCGCCGTGCTCGACCTTCCCGACATGGCCGACCCGGTCATGGCGCAGGTCCTGTCGATCCCGCCCTCCGGCGCGCCCGAGATGAACGCCCTCATCGTGAAGGAAGGCCGCCTGCCCGGTTTCGGGCGCCGTGACGAGGTCGTGGTGAACGAAGCCTTCGCCAATGCGCACGACTACCGGCCGGGACAGGTGCTCTCCGTCACATTGAACGGCCAGAAACGCGACGTGACCATCACCGGGATCGTGCTCTCGCCCGAGTTCATCTATACCATCGGGCCGGGGTCGATCATGCCCGACGACGAACGCTTCGGGATCCTCTGGATGGCCGAGGACGTGCTGGCGGGTGCGCTGAACCTGGGCGGGGCCTTCAATTCCATCGCGCTTTCCGTCACCCGGGGCACCGCGCTCGCGCCGGTGCAGGATGCGCTGGACGACTTGCTCAAACCCTATGGCGGGACCGGCTCCTATGACCGATCACAGCAGATGTCGAATGCCTTTCTGGACGGCGAACTCGAACAGCTCGGCGTCATGGCCCGGATCGTGCCGCCGATCTTCCTCGTGGTGAGCGCCTTTCTGGTCAACATGGTTCTGGGACGGATGATACAGTTGGAGCGCGAGCAGATCGGGCTTCTCAAGGCGCTTGGCTATTCGACTGTCGAGATCGCCTTCCACTACCTCAAACTCTCCCTCGGGATCGGGGCGATCGGCGTCGTGATCGGGTGGCTCGCCGGGCTCGCCGCATCACAGGCGATGGCCTCGGTCTATGTCGAATATTTCCATTTCCCCTATCTCGTCTTCGTCCAGCGCCCCTCGGTCTATGTCATCGGGGCGAGCGCGGGGCTTGCGGCGGCGGGGATCGGAGCACTGCTCGCGGTGCGCCGGATCGCTGGCCTGTCGCCCGCCGTCGCCATGTCACCCCCTGCCCCAACGCGCTTCCGGCGCGGGCTTTTCGACCGGATGATCGTGATCCTGCGGCCAAGGCAGCCGACCATGATGATCCTGCGCGCCATAGGGCGGTGGCCGCTTCGGGCGGCGCTCACCTCGCTGGGCATTTCTGTTTCGGGGGCGATCATCGTCGCGGGGCTTTTCATGTTCGACAGTTTCGACGAATTGCTCGACGTCGCCTTCGTCCAGGCCAACCGGCAGGACGCCATCCTGACCTTCGCCGCTCCGCGACCGGAGGTGGTCCTGGACGCGGTCGAAGACCTTCCCGGCGTTCTGATGAGCGAAGGCAGCCTCACCCTGCCCGCCCGGCTTCACCACGGGCATCTGACGCGCACCGTCGGCATCGAGGCCGCTCGGCCCGGCAATGATCTCGTGCGCGTGTTCGACGGCGACGCCCGGGTCGAGGTCGCGCCCGAAAACGGCATCGTTCTGGCCAAGCGACTGGCCGCGCATCTGGACGCCAAACCCGGCGACGTGATCGAGATCGAGTTCCTGCAGGAGGGCGAAGACCGTTTCCCGGTCGTCATCACCGGCACCGTCGCCCAGTTTTTCGGGCTCTCGGCCTATATGGAGCTCGACACCGTTTCCGCGCTCCTAAATCAGGCCCCGCGGGTGAGCCTCGCCAATGTGGAAATCGACACGGCCCGGTCGGAGGACCTGTTCGAAGCGTTCAAATCGGCCCCCGCCATTTCCGGCATCACCTATATGTCCGAGATCCGGCGCGGCTTCGATGAAACCATCGCGCAGAGCGCGGGTATCACGATGACGGTCTATACCTTCATGGCTGCCCTCATCGCGATCGGCGTCGTCTATAACTCTGCGCGCATCCAGCTGTCGGAACGGGCCCGCGAATTGGCGAGCCTGCGCATCCTCGGCTTCACCCGGGGCGAGGTTAGCTACATCCTGCTCGGTGAGCTTTTCATCCTGACCGCCGTCGCCATTCCGGTGGGTCTGGTCATGGGATACGGCATGGCCGCCGCCATGGTGCAGAGCTTTGAAAGCGACCTCTACGCACTGCCGCTCATCGTCACGGAAACCACCTATTGGCGCGCGGCGGGGGTCGTCACCGGCGCGACGCTCGTCTCGGCACTGATCGTGCGCCGCAGAATCGACCGCATGGATCTCGTCGCGGTCATGAAAACCAGGGAGTAA
- a CDS encoding DUF3131 domain-containing protein, with protein sequence MTQYPATAELALRIDGVLEETPYFQARSLFDTRAMADRQLGLLPLDRSEFTRFQTITTGLAPNQASAGGLRAGGCTVAIYDALDQADPNGTLAASMVMMLPRKSQLDLTEAADAFTAQLFQGLGSGTVVGIDIDALPADPTEARRLGRSLAEAVNQSRLTAYLLPVLPSEEFRRCCAFLANHTRVFVFIDDAPASAEEWTALRAQATEIYGDTCLDIVVPEGQLADGTWFVRREDGTRLRLGNPGIDTDGAFVHGPVSWLDESKAFWHPDAVAVTRLLEEGEPRPAMPSAMNLCRGDAPPVPDIAYQLLNRSKSIPLEPPEPVTFDDEDLADAELAYEYLTRFEIATTGLCPATVKEAPDATIPHSELTMWDIGSLILALLAARELGLVDEDALVERILRILDHIPNTTYEGHVVPAAIVDTDNGRIRRDGFDACDFGRLSVALHFASQEPGLAEACAAKYAEWGVAGLMTDGALVTVTRRGTRSSYWSHCAHYLKRGLALHGIDGARSPYSEAFVGDTEADRTMNLLYAADAIGILSSEPLLMEAVELGASRESKQLIDVFFAALRHEDDAYDRLLAPSETPLDAPPWFAYQGLDIGHAHRWSVSFLDSGRSRFEDITGSPHATFSSKAAYLWRAVRPGPFSDRLVEKVRENGRLEGLGFASGLHLSDYQPLAAYSDLNTNAVILQALAQRKKQAEAN encoded by the coding sequence GTGACGCAATATCCTGCCACGGCGGAGCTTGCGTTGCGTATCGACGGGGTGCTGGAGGAAACGCCTTATTTCCAGGCGAGGTCCCTTTTCGACACGCGCGCCATGGCGGACCGCCAGCTTGGGCTTCTGCCCCTGGACCGGAGCGAATTCACCCGGTTCCAGACCATCACCACCGGCCTCGCGCCCAATCAGGCGAGCGCCGGGGGCCTGCGCGCGGGCGGATGCACCGTCGCGATCTACGATGCGCTCGATCAGGCGGACCCGAACGGGACGCTCGCGGCCTCAATGGTGATGATGCTGCCCAGAAAGTCGCAACTGGACCTGACCGAAGCCGCCGATGCCTTTACGGCGCAGCTCTTCCAGGGGCTCGGTTCGGGCACCGTGGTCGGAATCGACATCGACGCCCTTCCCGCCGATCCGACCGAGGCGCGCCGCCTTGGACGGTCGCTTGCCGAGGCCGTGAATCAGTCGCGCCTGACGGCCTATCTCCTGCCGGTCCTGCCCAGCGAAGAGTTCCGCAGGTGCTGCGCCTTTCTCGCCAACCACACACGGGTCTTCGTGTTCATCGACGACGCCCCCGCCTCGGCAGAGGAATGGACCGCACTCCGCGCACAGGCGACCGAAATCTACGGCGATACCTGTCTCGATATCGTCGTGCCCGAAGGGCAGCTTGCTGACGGGACATGGTTCGTGCGGCGCGAGGATGGCACGCGACTCCGACTTGGAAACCCCGGCATCGACACCGACGGGGCTTTTGTTCACGGTCCGGTCAGCTGGCTCGACGAGAGCAAGGCCTTCTGGCACCCCGACGCGGTCGCCGTGACCCGGCTTCTGGAGGAAGGCGAGCCCCGGCCCGCGATGCCCAGCGCGATGAACCTGTGCCGTGGCGATGCACCCCCGGTCCCCGATATTGCTTATCAGTTGCTCAACAGGTCCAAGTCCATTCCGCTCGAACCACCAGAGCCCGTCACCTTCGACGACGAGGATCTGGCGGACGCAGAGCTGGCCTATGAGTATCTCACCCGCTTTGAGATCGCGACGACGGGCCTGTGCCCCGCGACCGTCAAGGAGGCGCCGGACGCGACCATTCCCCACAGCGAACTGACGATGTGGGATATCGGGAGCCTGATCCTGGCGCTCCTGGCCGCGCGCGAGCTGGGTCTCGTCGACGAGGACGCGCTGGTCGAGCGGATCCTGCGCATTCTCGATCACATTCCAAATACGACCTACGAGGGGCATGTGGTGCCGGCCGCCATTGTCGATACCGACAATGGCCGGATCCGGCGCGACGGCTTCGACGCCTGCGATTTCGGCCGTCTCTCGGTCGCACTGCATTTCGCGTCCCAAGAGCCAGGGCTCGCCGAGGCCTGCGCCGCGAAGTACGCCGAATGGGGCGTCGCCGGGCTGATGACGGACGGCGCGCTCGTCACGGTCACACGGCGCGGCACAAGGTCCTCCTATTGGTCGCATTGTGCGCATTATCTGAAGCGGGGTCTGGCGCTGCACGGCATCGACGGCGCAAGGTCGCCCTATAGCGAGGCCTTCGTCGGCGATACCGAAGCCGACCGCACGATGAACCTGCTCTACGCGGCCGATGCCATCGGGATCCTGTCATCGGAACCACTGCTGATGGAGGCGGTGGAACTGGGCGCCTCGCGGGAAAGCAAACAGCTGATCGACGTGTTCTTCGCCGCCCTGCGGCACGAGGACGATGCCTATGACCGGCTCCTCGCGCCCAGCGAGACGCCACTCGATGCGCCGCCGTGGTTCGCCTATCAGGGGCTGGACATCGGTCACGCGCACCGCTGGAGCGTGAGTTTCCTCGACAGCGGTCGCAGCCGTTTCGAGGATATCACCGGCAGCCCGCACGCGACCTTCTCGAGCAAGGCCGCCTATCTGTGGCGCGCGGTCCGGCCCGGTCCCTTCTCGGACCGGCTGGTGGAAAAGGTGCGGGAGAACGGCCGTCTTGAGGGGCTCGGCTTCGCGTCTGGTTTGCATTTGTCGGACTACCAACCGCTCGCGGCCTACTCCGACCTGAACACCAATGCGGTGATCCTTCAGGCCCTGGCGCAGCGCAAGAAACAGGCCGAAGCGAACTGA
- a CDS encoding efflux RND transporter periplasmic adaptor subunit, with translation MNLRTIVIGAVVAAVVGGAVWVSLQPEVVPVDMATVSSGPMEVTVNAEGTTRVRDVYEVAAPLSGTVARSPVSVGDRVTMGETVIARIQPGEPAFLDDRARAQAEAAVAQAEAALALAQTQITVAEADLSNAQRTLNRVVDLYERGTVPEAQLENATTAVDIAAATLDSAHASAQMRESEVAASRAVLTQPGEKASVESEDCCIDLHAPVSGTVLSVASVSSRPVVAGTPLLEIGPTEDLEIVVELLSTDAVRLKTGALAHIERWGGDESLTARVREIEPAAFTKVSALGIEEQRVRVILDFADNEEVPPLGHNFRVYARVVEWSSDDTVQVPISALFRTGNDWSVFTVSGGVAVLTQVTLGRRNSDMAQVISGISAGDTVITHPSDRIADGVLIEARDTGS, from the coding sequence ATGAACCTCAGAACCATTGTGATCGGAGCCGTTGTCGCAGCGGTCGTCGGTGGTGCCGTCTGGGTCTCGCTCCAGCCGGAGGTGGTGCCAGTGGACATGGCCACCGTGTCGTCCGGACCGATGGAAGTCACCGTGAACGCCGAAGGCACGACTCGCGTGCGCGACGTCTATGAAGTGGCCGCGCCGCTCTCGGGAACCGTGGCCCGCTCCCCGGTGTCGGTCGGGGACCGCGTGACCATGGGTGAAACGGTCATCGCCCGGATTCAGCCCGGCGAACCCGCGTTCCTCGACGATCGCGCACGTGCGCAGGCCGAGGCGGCCGTTGCCCAGGCCGAGGCCGCGCTCGCGCTCGCCCAGACACAGATCACCGTCGCCGAAGCCGACCTCAGCAACGCGCAACGCACCCTCAATCGTGTCGTGGACCTCTACGAACGCGGGACGGTCCCGGAAGCCCAGCTGGAGAATGCAACAACCGCGGTCGACATCGCCGCCGCGACGCTCGACAGCGCGCATGCCTCGGCCCAGATGCGCGAGAGCGAGGTCGCTGCCTCGCGAGCCGTCCTCACGCAGCCCGGCGAAAAGGCCAGCGTCGAGAGCGAGGATTGCTGCATCGACCTCCACGCGCCGGTGTCGGGCACGGTCCTGTCCGTCGCCTCGGTGTCGTCGCGGCCCGTCGTGGCGGGAACCCCGCTTCTCGAGATCGGCCCCACCGAGGATCTGGAAATCGTGGTCGAGCTTCTGTCCACGGATGCCGTCCGGCTGAAAACCGGTGCGCTCGCACATATCGAGCGCTGGGGGGGCGACGAAAGCCTCACCGCGCGGGTACGGGAGATCGAGCCAGCCGCCTTCACCAAGGTCTCGGCCCTGGGGATCGAAGAGCAAAGGGTCCGGGTGATCCTCGATTTCGCGGATAATGAAGAGGTTCCGCCTCTGGGCCATAACTTCCGGGTCTATGCGAGGGTGGTCGAATGGTCATCGGACGACACCGTGCAGGTGCCGATTTCAGCCCTCTTTCGCACCGGGAACGACTGGTCCGTCTTCACGGTGTCTGGTGGCGTCGCCGTTCTGACCCAAGTAACGCTTGGCCGTCGAAATTCAGATATGGCGCAGGTCATTAGCGGCATTTCCGCCGGAGACACGGTGATTACGCATCCCAGCGACAGGATCGCGGACGGGGTCCTGATTGAAGCGCGTGACACCGGATCGTAA
- a CDS encoding ABC transporter ATP-binding protein: MKDEETRVFRTEGITKVYRTGDVEVHALRGVTTDLYAGEFTVLLGASGSGKSTLLNILGGLDHATAGKAWFGREELTAMSERELTRYRRDHVGFVFQFYNLVPSLTARENVALVTEISKRPMRPEEALERVGLDHRLDHFPAEMSGGEQQRVAIARAIAKRPEVLLCDEPTGALDSNTGVQVLAALQAINDELNTTTIVITHNAGIRAMAHRVIQFADGDVANTTVNDHRISPAEIEW, from the coding sequence ATGAAGGACGAAGAGACGCGGGTTTTTCGCACGGAGGGAATCACCAAGGTCTACAGGACCGGTGACGTGGAAGTGCATGCCCTGCGCGGCGTGACCACCGATCTCTATGCTGGCGAGTTCACCGTTCTGCTCGGCGCCTCCGGGTCGGGAAAGTCGACGCTCCTCAACATCCTCGGCGGGCTCGATCACGCCACCGCGGGCAAGGCCTGGTTCGGCAGGGAAGAGCTCACCGCCATGTCGGAGCGCGAATTGACGCGCTATCGCCGCGATCACGTCGGCTTCGTGTTCCAGTTCTACAACCTCGTACCCTCCCTCACGGCGCGGGAGAACGTCGCGCTCGTGACCGAGATCTCCAAGCGCCCGATGCGCCCCGAAGAGGCGTTGGAGCGCGTTGGCCTCGATCACCGGTTGGATCACTTCCCGGCCGAGATGTCGGGAGGCGAACAGCAGCGCGTCGCCATCGCCCGCGCCATCGCGAAGCGGCCGGAAGTGCTCCTCTGCGACGAACCGACGGGCGCGCTCGATTCCAACACCGGGGTGCAGGTGCTGGCCGCCCTTCAGGCGATCAATGACGAGCTGAACACGACCACTATCGTCATCACCCACAACGCAGGCATCCGCGCAATGGCGCACCGCGTGATCCAGTTTGCAGACGGAGACGTGGCCAACACCACGGTCAATGACCATCGCATCTCTCCCGCCGAGATCGAGTGGTAG
- a CDS encoding NADH:flavin oxidoreductase: MSSDPLLQPYTLKHLTLKNRLMITSHEPAYPEDGMPKERYRAYHVERARAGVALTMTAGSASVSRDSPPVFNNVIAWKDEVVGWMRQLTDECHDHGAAVMIQLSHLGRRTRWDKADWLPVVSSSHEREVAHRAFPKRAEDWDIARIIMDYADAAERMKEAGLDGIELEAYGHLMEQFTSPLTNTLDAPYGGSTENRMRFMMDTLKAIRERVGPEFIVGVRYSGDEMLAGGLTKEDGLDISQRLKNSGLVDFLNVVRGHIDTDPGLTDLIPVQGMRASPHLDFAGEIRAATAFPTFHAAKIQDVATARHAIVSGKLDMVGMTRAHMADPHIVAKILRGEEDRIRPCVGANYCLDRIYQGGMALCLHNPSTGREVEQPHEIEPATTRRRVVIVGAGPAGLEAGRVAALRGHEVIIHEAANEAGGQVRLTAQTPRRAEMMQLIQWRLAECERLGVIFRFNSYADAETVRAQAPDVVIVATGGLPHTEVLSDGNDLAISAWDILSGDVQPGSNVLIYDDAGDYPALQAAEKIAESGATVEVMTRDRTFAPEVMAMSLTPSMRELQKRDVTFTVTWKLDALRREGNEIVAKVGSDYGGVSQERRVDQVVVNHGTRPLDDLYFDLRPGSVNLGEVEYEAMIHRAPQTIATNPDGAFQLFRIGDAVAARNTHAAIYDALRTLRTI, translated from the coding sequence ATGTCGAGCGATCCCCTCCTCCAGCCCTACACGCTCAAGCATCTGACGCTGAAGAACCGTCTGATGATCACCAGCCACGAACCGGCCTATCCAGAAGACGGCATGCCCAAGGAGCGATACCGCGCCTATCATGTCGAACGGGCGCGCGCCGGGGTGGCGCTGACGATGACCGCAGGCTCCGCCAGCGTCAGCCGCGATAGCCCGCCGGTGTTCAACAACGTCATCGCCTGGAAAGACGAGGTCGTCGGTTGGATGCGCCAGCTTACGGACGAATGCCACGACCATGGCGCGGCGGTGATGATCCAGCTCAGCCATCTCGGGCGGCGCACCCGCTGGGACAAGGCCGACTGGCTGCCCGTCGTCAGCTCCAGCCATGAACGCGAGGTCGCCCACCGGGCCTTTCCCAAGCGCGCCGAGGACTGGGACATCGCCCGGATCATCATGGACTACGCCGACGCGGCGGAGCGCATGAAAGAGGCGGGGCTCGATGGGATCGAGCTCGAGGCCTATGGCCACCTTATGGAGCAGTTCACCTCGCCCCTCACGAACACGCTCGACGCGCCCTATGGCGGTTCCACGGAAAACCGGATGCGGTTCATGATGGACACGCTGAAGGCGATCCGCGAACGCGTGGGACCGGAGTTCATCGTCGGCGTGCGCTACTCCGGCGACGAGATGCTGGCAGGCGGCTTGACCAAGGAAGACGGGCTCGACATCTCGCAGCGTTTGAAGAACAGCGGGCTCGTGGACTTCCTCAATGTCGTGCGCGGGCATATCGACACCGATCCGGGGTTGACCGACCTCATTCCGGTTCAGGGCATGCGCGCCTCGCCGCACCTTGATTTTGCAGGTGAAATCCGGGCCGCCACCGCCTTTCCGACATTCCATGCGGCCAAGATCCAGGATGTCGCGACGGCGCGCCATGCAATTGTCAGCGGCAAGCTCGACATGGTCGGCATGACCCGTGCGCATATGGCGGACCCGCATATCGTGGCCAAGATCCTGCGCGGTGAAGAAGACCGGATCCGGCCTTGTGTCGGTGCGAATTACTGTCTCGACCGGATCTATCAGGGCGGCATGGCGCTCTGCCTGCACAACCCCTCGACCGGTCGCGAAGTGGAACAGCCGCACGAGATCGAGCCGGCAACCACCCGGCGCCGGGTGGTCATCGTCGGCGCGGGCCCGGCAGGGCTCGAAGCGGGACGGGTCGCGGCCCTGCGCGGGCACGAGGTCATCATCCACGAAGCCGCGAACGAAGCGGGTGGACAGGTGCGGCTGACCGCACAGACCCCGCGTCGTGCCGAGATGATGCAGCTCATCCAGTGGCGACTGGCGGAATGCGAACGCCTCGGTGTCATCTTCCGGTTCAACAGCTACGCCGACGCCGAGACGGTCCGCGCACAGGCCCCCGACGTCGTGATCGTCGCTACCGGCGGCCTGCCCCACACCGAAGTTCTGTCCGATGGGAACGACCTGGCCATAAGCGCATGGGACATCCTGTCGGGTGACGTGCAGCCCGGATCGAACGTCCTGATCTATGACGACGCCGGCGATTACCCGGCGCTGCAGGCTGCCGAGAAGATCGCGGAATCCGGCGCCACGGTCGAAGTCATGACCCGTGACCGCACCTTCGCGCCCGAAGTCATGGCCATGTCGCTGACGCCCTCCATGCGCGAACTTCAGAAGCGCGACGTGACCTTCACGGTGACCTGGAAGCTCGACGCCCTGCGCCGGGAGGGCAATGAAATCGTCGCCAAGGTCGGCTCCGACTATGGCGGCGTGTCGCAGGAACGGCGCGTGGATCAGGTGGTCGTCAACCATGGCACCCGGCCGCTCGACGATCTTTACTTCGACCTGAGGCCGGGTTCGGTGAACCTTGGCGAGGTCGAATACGAG
- a CDS encoding TetR/AcrR family transcriptional regulator, translating into MEETSEEATGWRGSREGWLEAARQALIDGGIGAVKIQPLAAGLSLSRTSFYWFFKDRAALLDALLDDWEATNTEVLVKATEAYADSICEAVLMLIAEFLDGGGFEARFDFAVRGWAHESPDAAARVARADERRLAAIRAMFERFGFEPQDADVRARTIYLVQIGYISMQVREDMETRLARVPGYVMTFTGQAAAGRDLARFMAKIEGRGPV; encoded by the coding sequence ATGGAAGAGACGTCAGAAGAGGCGACCGGTTGGCGCGGGTCGCGGGAAGGGTGGCTCGAGGCCGCGCGACAGGCCCTGATCGACGGGGGCATCGGGGCGGTGAAGATCCAGCCGCTGGCTGCCGGCTTGTCGCTATCCCGGACCAGTTTCTACTGGTTCTTCAAGGACCGCGCGGCATTGCTCGACGCGCTTCTCGACGATTGGGAAGCGACCAATACGGAGGTTCTCGTCAAGGCGACAGAGGCCTATGCCGACAGCATCTGCGAGGCGGTCTTGATGCTCATTGCCGAGTTTCTGGACGGGGGCGGGTTCGAGGCGCGGTTCGATTTCGCGGTGCGGGGATGGGCCCATGAATCGCCCGATGCAGCGGCGCGGGTCGCCCGGGCCGACGAGCGCAGGCTGGCCGCGATCCGGGCGATGTTCGAGCGATTCGGGTTCGAGCCGCAGGACGCGGACGTGAGGGCGCGCACGATCTATCTGGTCCAGATCGGCTACATTTCTATGCAGGTGCGCGAGGACATGGAGACCCGGCTCGCGCGGGTTCCGGGCTATGTGATGACCTTCACCGGACAGGCGGCAGCGGGCCGCGACCTCGCGCGCTTCATGGCGAAGATCGAGGGGCGAGGTCCGGTTTAG